In a genomic window of Aromatoleum aromaticum EbN1:
- a CDS encoding PRTRC system protein F: MRGRTYAVSRKLTEEFGVSGSASASIKRHPNDPLRLPRKCLAPGAYVEHASAGLPLANLALALYEEGLITEADPDWGLAEVVKLGLMRLTEGTLGDLVFVAPVDLAVSSTLEGCEGFSVEESDPVPQTYWLALELTNALEPCFAGKRLLELEKAVPGLGKTALDVAQSAGARTTGCWSPLFVRDLSSYIYWRGADTQEEWLEELEASGEDPDDYGFSPKQYEEGFEVDWACSAQMELDGFALVQALDHPDPAVGDVAEKLCELMCLLNNRRSAFPDASPTDRESVYRGCLIRWDKNDPIEQVIDDHIEYANQGADCYTTLCSVWDVKITREDFSEWLKSYRLGLQLYKSLDQLLAMLHTSVKEE; the protein is encoded by the coding sequence ATGCGTGGCCGGACTTATGCAGTTAGTCGAAAGCTCACAGAAGAATTCGGCGTCAGTGGTTCGGCTTCGGCCTCCATCAAACGCCATCCAAATGATCCTCTGAGGCTACCCAGGAAGTGTTTGGCGCCTGGTGCCTACGTGGAGCACGCCTCTGCAGGGTTGCCGTTGGCAAATCTTGCTTTGGCGCTTTACGAGGAAGGCCTCATCACGGAAGCAGACCCCGACTGGGGCCTCGCTGAGGTGGTGAAATTGGGCCTGATGCGTCTGACCGAAGGTACTTTGGGTGACCTCGTCTTTGTTGCTCCTGTGGACTTGGCCGTTTCAAGCACGCTGGAGGGGTGTGAAGGTTTTTCGGTCGAAGAAAGTGACCCCGTTCCGCAAACCTATTGGCTTGCGCTCGAGCTAACCAACGCGCTAGAGCCATGCTTTGCAGGTAAGCGGTTGCTGGAACTGGAGAAAGCAGTTCCAGGGTTGGGTAAAACCGCGCTCGATGTAGCACAGAGCGCGGGTGCCAGAACTACGGGGTGTTGGTCACCTCTGTTCGTGCGCGATCTATCGTCCTACATCTACTGGCGGGGAGCGGACACTCAGGAGGAGTGGCTAGAAGAGCTTGAGGCCTCGGGTGAAGACCCAGACGACTACGGATTCTCTCCGAAGCAGTACGAGGAGGGGTTCGAGGTCGATTGGGCATGCTCTGCTCAGATGGAGCTCGACGGTTTCGCTCTTGTTCAGGCGCTGGATCATCCTGATCCAGCCGTGGGGGATGTGGCCGAGAAGCTATGCGAGCTCATGTGCCTCTTGAATAACAGAAGATCGGCGTTTCCTGATGCCAGTCCGACTGATCGGGAGTCCGTCTATCGAGGGTGTCTGATTCGTTGGGATAAGAATGATCCAATCGAGCAGGTGATTGATGATCACATCGAGTACGCCAACCAAGGCGCGGATTGCTATACGACCCTTTGTTCTGTTTGGGACGTGAAAATCACGCGAGAGGATTTTTCTGAGTGGCTGAAAAGCTACCGCTTGGGTTTGCAACTTTACAA
- a CDS encoding PRTRC system protein C encodes MAIQVEEAVREFHYNGTSLGDPGKGMSVQQVRDLYSATFPELTSAVVEGPTRKGNRLIYEFRRAAGTKG; translated from the coding sequence ATGGCGATCCAAGTTGAGGAAGCAGTTCGCGAGTTCCATTACAACGGAACCAGCCTTGGTGATCCAGGTAAGGGAATGTCGGTCCAGCAGGTCCGGGATCTCTACTCTGCAACCTTTCCGGAGCTTACGAGCGCTGTGGTTGAAGGTCCTACGCGCAAGGGGAATCGGTTGATCTACGAGTTCCGGCGTGCAGCAGGCACAAAGGGGTGA
- a CDS encoding PRTRC system protein E — protein MFETLKSFLASNTATLMLTSEGDQITVTVIPKPKTEGADASLKTPLVISGTAAELDEGFAQVLAGYVSAHKSLAEQLAETQAVLDRAKRESAAKAVKGAPKAAAPKAVTLDELADEGDEDVEGDAEEVGEVQAKPAAVQQPAAKAKTEVSSALDLASLL, from the coding sequence ATGTTTGAAACGTTGAAGTCGTTCCTGGCAAGCAATACCGCCACCCTGATGCTGACGTCAGAAGGTGACCAGATCACCGTCACGGTGATCCCGAAGCCAAAGACTGAAGGTGCGGATGCTTCGCTAAAAACACCGCTGGTGATCTCTGGCACGGCCGCGGAGCTCGACGAGGGGTTCGCTCAGGTGCTGGCCGGTTACGTGAGTGCTCACAAGAGCCTTGCGGAACAACTGGCAGAGACTCAGGCCGTTCTTGATCGCGCAAAGAGGGAAAGCGCGGCCAAGGCGGTCAAGGGGGCACCCAAGGCAGCAGCGCCCAAAGCGGTGACGCTCGATGAGCTCGCTGACGAAGGCGATGAAGACGTCGAAGGTGATGCTGAGGAAGTGGGTGAGGTGCAAGCCAAGCCTGCTGCTGTTCAACAACCTGCTGCCAAGGCCAAGACGGAAGTCTCTTCCGCGCTTGATTTGGCAAGCCTGCTGTAA
- a CDS encoding PRTRC system ParB family protein, which translates to MQTVQISEIVVGNNPRKFFDPAEMEELTASIREKGVIQPILVRPLQDGGYQVVAGGRRYAAAKAAHGDDYPMPVVIKELDDDEAEELALIENVQRADMSPAEEAEAAAKILARSEGDRDDAARRLGWSRATLDKRLGLMNATDAVRTALAERRIKLGHAELLAGLPRPKQDHVLERLLKTPVLAGVAEFKQEIQKLANALSTAVFDKTECAQCPHSSGNQKALFSEAVDEGHCTNRECWDGKTEAALEEIRKELVEDFPEVRIVRPGENFTVIKLVAEGGSGVGDAQAQACRSCGKFGAAISAVPGKVGKVFKDLCFDSGCNAEKVKANHQAIVAAARSAQPAAPTPGATTTGSASNTSPAAKPATQKKAAEVQDSTRVKEYRAKVWRSALAKHLYMNPEIGERVLLALCMSGDARHISATQLGKAFAKLTQGSSPSLSLTVALTQVGEASDEVVSKLKVMLPAATAEGLEEHKVVALLNELKVNLADHWTLNTDYLGLLTKSEIRVAAEQIGLAARMGKDLDKVLGEKKDECVKKLLAVSGFDYAGKLPANVMWKA; encoded by the coding sequence ATGCAAACCGTTCAAATCTCGGAAATCGTCGTTGGCAACAACCCGCGGAAGTTCTTTGACCCCGCGGAGATGGAGGAGTTGACCGCTTCGATCCGTGAGAAGGGGGTCATCCAACCGATTCTCGTTCGCCCCTTGCAGGACGGCGGGTATCAAGTGGTTGCGGGCGGTCGCCGCTACGCAGCAGCTAAGGCAGCTCATGGGGATGACTACCCCATGCCCGTTGTCATCAAGGAGCTGGACGACGATGAAGCCGAAGAACTGGCGCTCATCGAAAACGTTCAGCGGGCCGACATGTCGCCAGCAGAGGAAGCTGAGGCGGCCGCCAAGATCCTGGCTCGCTCAGAGGGCGATCGGGACGATGCGGCACGGCGCCTTGGTTGGAGTCGGGCCACCCTCGACAAACGCCTGGGCCTGATGAACGCCACGGACGCAGTTCGCACTGCGCTCGCTGAGCGTCGCATCAAGTTGGGCCATGCCGAGTTGTTGGCGGGTCTTCCGCGACCAAAGCAAGACCATGTTCTGGAGCGCCTGCTCAAGACTCCCGTGCTCGCCGGCGTGGCCGAGTTCAAGCAGGAGATCCAGAAGCTCGCTAACGCGTTGTCGACAGCGGTATTCGACAAGACGGAGTGTGCGCAATGCCCTCACAGCAGCGGGAATCAGAAAGCGCTTTTTAGTGAGGCTGTCGACGAAGGTCATTGCACCAACCGTGAATGCTGGGATGGGAAGACGGAAGCCGCGCTCGAGGAGATCCGCAAGGAGCTTGTCGAAGACTTTCCTGAAGTCAGGATTGTTCGCCCCGGTGAGAACTTCACCGTCATCAAGCTCGTCGCCGAAGGTGGTTCTGGCGTCGGTGATGCTCAGGCTCAGGCCTGCCGTTCTTGCGGCAAGTTTGGGGCGGCTATCAGCGCGGTTCCCGGCAAGGTTGGCAAGGTCTTCAAGGACTTGTGCTTCGACTCGGGATGCAACGCCGAGAAGGTGAAGGCAAACCATCAGGCGATTGTTGCAGCCGCTCGATCGGCTCAACCCGCTGCGCCTACCCCAGGAGCAACAACGACCGGTTCAGCGAGCAACACATCACCCGCTGCGAAACCTGCAACTCAGAAGAAGGCTGCTGAGGTGCAAGACTCCACGCGGGTCAAGGAGTATCGGGCAAAGGTCTGGCGATCCGCGTTGGCCAAGCACCTCTACATGAATCCTGAAATTGGGGAGCGTGTGCTGCTTGCCCTTTGCATGAGTGGGGATGCGCGTCACATCAGCGCAACTCAGCTTGGCAAAGCGTTCGCCAAGCTCACTCAAGGTTCGTCGCCCAGTCTGTCTCTGACTGTGGCGCTGACCCAGGTCGGTGAAGCAAGCGACGAGGTTGTCTCCAAGTTGAAGGTCATGTTGCCGGCCGCAACCGCAGAGGGGCTCGAGGAGCACAAGGTGGTCGCGCTGCTCAATGAGCTGAAAGTGAACCTCGCGGATCACTGGACGCTTAACACCGACTACCTGGGGTTGCTCACCAAGAGTGAGATCAGGGTGGCGGCCGAGCAAATCGGACTCGCCGCACGTATGGGCAAGGACCTGGACAAGGTTCTCGGGGAGAAGAAGGACGAGTGCGTCAAGAAGCTCTTGGCGGTCTCGGGCTTTGACTATGCCGGGAAGCTTCCGGCGAATGTGATGTGGAAGGCGTAA